The nucleotide window ATCAGGAGTTATCTTTTCCGCAGCGTACATAATGGTTGCCTTGATTATATCAGGCAGCAGGCCGTACATCAGCGTTATGTGAATGCCACCATTCCCGGGCTCAGTGAAGCGGAGCTGGACTATTTCAGTCCTGACGGCCCCCGGCAAAGTCTGCTCCAACAAGATAACCTGGCAGCCAGTGTATGGCAGGCCATAGAGGCCCTGCCTCCCAAATGCCGTGAAGTGGTGAAACTGCGTTACCAGCAGGGTCTCAAAACCGGTGAAATATCAGCAGCAATGGGCATCTCGGCACGTACCGTAGAAACACAGCTGTACAAAGCCATCAAACAACTGCGCGGACTCATACGCAAAGCCAACACTTTCCTCTCCTCCATTACGCTGTTTTAAGGAGCGCTTATATTAACTTTCTCTTCCGGTAAAAAAAATTTAGAAAAAACAGTACGTAGTTTTTATCCCTTTCTCGTCTAAATTATATGAAATGGCACCTAATAATACTAACGGGTTGGATTACACGATATTAATAAAGTTTATCGATGGCCAGGCCAGCCCTGCGGAAACCGCTGAGGTGGCCGCCTGGCTGGAAGCCGCTCCCGGCAACCGTGAGCTGTATTTCCAGGTCAAAGATATACTGGACCAGCTGCGTGTGTCAGAAGTGACCCGGGAAGAAACGGATCAACGCTGGCTGCAGATAGCGGCTCAACTACAGCAGTCCACAGACGTAGCTACCCCGGTACGGCGCCTGCACTGGCTGAAATACGCAGCGGTATTACTGGTGCTGGTGATCGCAGGAGGGATAACCGCCTACGTGCTGACAAAACAGCCCGGGCAGCAGCCCCTCATCACCCTGGTATCACAGAAGCCAACCGTACAGCACATTGTGCTGCCCGACAGCACCCGCATCTGGGTAAAGCCAGGCAGCTCCCTGCAGTACCGCAACGTAAAAGACGGTCTGCGTGAACTGTGGCTGAACGGCAGCGGATACTTTGAAGTAGTGAAAAATACAGCAACGCCTTTCAAAATACATACTCCCGGTATCACCGTAATAGTATTGGGAACCTCATTTACAGTGAACGATGATCAACTCAGCACCAACGTAATAGTCAACACCGGAATGGTAAAAGCCAGCGCCCACAGCCGGGAAATGCTGGTACGGCCCGGACAAAGAGTAACAGTAATCAACAACCAGCTTCAGATGGATAGCGTTAATGCACAACTGTTTGCTGCCTGGAAAGACGGTGATTATAAATTTGAAAACACCTCCATGGAGGAAATCAAAGAATTATTGCAGATCAACTACGGGTATCATGTAGAAATATTACAGCCGCAAAAACTCCGGAATACAAGCATCAGCGGCCGCGTACTGATAACAGATGAACTAAGCTTATGCAAGTCGCTGGCAGGTATGCTGGAAGCCGATGTCAGAAAAGATAGTAACCGGATCATTATTCAACCAAAATAAAAATCGCGCTCAAAACAAAACCAGACTTTAGCAACATCATTTTTTAAGCAGAAAAAAAATATCCGGAAAATCCCGATCGCCGCAGGTCATCCTGCGGGAACAGTGACTTTGTTTTTTCTGATGGAAAGGAATCTTTTCCTGTGGGCTAATGTGCGCCCGGGAAATAATCCTTCAGTATTCATATACCACT belongs to Chitinophaga sp. HK235 and includes:
- a CDS encoding FecR domain-containing protein, producing MAPNNTNGLDYTILIKFIDGQASPAETAEVAAWLEAAPGNRELYFQVKDILDQLRVSEVTREETDQRWLQIAAQLQQSTDVATPVRRLHWLKYAAVLLVLVIAGGITAYVLTKQPGQQPLITLVSQKPTVQHIVLPDSTRIWVKPGSSLQYRNVKDGLRELWLNGSGYFEVVKNTATPFKIHTPGITVIVLGTSFTVNDDQLSTNVIVNTGMVKASAHSREMLVRPGQRVTVINNQLQMDSVNAQLFAAWKDGDYKFENTSMEEIKELLQINYGYHVEILQPQKLRNTSISGRVLITDELSLCKSLAGMLEADVRKDSNRIIIQPK
- a CDS encoding RNA polymerase sigma-70 factor; translated protein: MGEPVDEARQTGTPAQHDAAALEPVFKACYAALLAYACKYVTRETAEDIIQDVFIQLYRKGPSLSISTSIRSYLFRSVHNGCLDYIRQQAVHQRYVNATIPGLSEAELDYFSPDGPRQSLLQQDNLAASVWQAIEALPPKCREVVKLRYQQGLKTGEISAAMGISARTVETQLYKAIKQLRGLIRKANTFLSSITLF